One genomic window of Myxococcota bacterium includes the following:
- a CDS encoding type III pantothenate kinase, which yields MTLLVVDIGNTNVSLGLFDYGPSDDGAVQGTLSQHWRIGTHREHTSDEVGLVLHNLFTQSERNLREVKDVIISSVVPPLLPIFERVSTKLFDRPPLIVGPGIRTGMPVRYENPREVGADRIVNALAAYQMFGGPVVAVDFGTATTFDCVSEGGEYLGGVIFPGIHTSMEALFERASMLHRVEIARPRSVIGKTTTAALQSGLLYGTAGVVDAMIDRIREELGPARVVATGGLAGRVAAESKAIEKVEPFLTLEGLRIIYEKNRPPGSD from the coding sequence GTGACGCTGCTCGTGGTCGACATCGGCAACACCAACGTCTCGCTCGGACTGTTCGACTACGGCCCCAGCGACGATGGTGCCGTACAGGGCACCCTGTCCCAGCACTGGCGGATCGGGACCCATCGCGAGCACACCTCGGACGAAGTCGGCCTGGTGCTCCACAACCTCTTCACCCAGTCCGAGCGCAACCTGCGCGAGGTGAAGGACGTCATCATCTCGAGCGTCGTCCCTCCCCTGCTCCCGATCTTCGAACGCGTGTCGACGAAGCTCTTCGACAGGCCTCCGCTGATCGTCGGGCCCGGCATCCGTACGGGCATGCCCGTGCGCTACGAGAACCCGCGCGAGGTCGGTGCGGACCGCATCGTCAACGCGCTGGCCGCCTACCAGATGTTCGGCGGCCCGGTGGTCGCCGTCGATTTCGGTACGGCCACCACCTTCGACTGCGTCTCCGAAGGGGGCGAGTACCTCGGTGGCGTCATCTTTCCGGGGATCCACACGTCGATGGAAGCCCTGTTCGAGCGCGCGTCGATGCTGCATCGGGTGGAGATCGCGCGCCCGCGTTCGGTGATCGGAAAGACGACGACGGCAGCCCTTCAGTCGGGCCTGCTCTACGGCACGGCCGGTGTCGTCGACGCGATGATCGATCGCATCCGCGAAGAACTCGGGCCGGCTCGGGTCGTAGCGACGGGAGGCCTGGCGGGCCGCGTCGCCGCCGAGAGCAAGGCCATCGAGAAGGTGGAGCCGTTCCTCACACTCGAGGGGCTGCGCATCATCTACGAGAAGAATCGACCGCCGGGGAGCGACTGA